The following are from one region of the Mycolicibacterium diernhoferi genome:
- a CDS encoding cyclic nucleotide-binding domain-containing protein, which produces MNKHRTTRAADLAREQELEVDAARLREFAGFAKFSDADVRRLVRAAHRTSTSGPWPLILEQTPSDSCYILLSGQAAVYVGQDRVAVVGPGEVIGESALRRGTLRNATVTTTGKAEVLHIARDDLHRLLDQIPALRETMDATVAKHVRTAASR; this is translated from the coding sequence ATGAACAAGCACAGGACGACCCGAGCTGCGGATCTGGCCCGGGAGCAGGAACTCGAAGTCGACGCCGCCCGGCTGCGGGAATTCGCGGGTTTCGCGAAGTTCTCCGACGCCGACGTGCGCCGCCTCGTCCGCGCCGCGCACCGCACCTCCACCTCCGGGCCGTGGCCGCTGATCCTGGAACAGACCCCCTCGGACTCCTGCTACATCCTGCTCAGCGGCCAGGCCGCGGTGTATGTCGGCCAGGACCGGGTGGCCGTGGTCGGCCCGGGCGAAGTGATCGGCGAATCCGCATTGCGTCGCGGCACCCTGCGCAACGCGACGGTGACGACCACCGGCAAGGCCGAGGTGCTGCACATCGCGCGCGACGATCTCCATCGGCTGCTGGACCAGATTCCGGCGCTGCGCGAGACGATGGACGCGACGGTGGCCAAACACGTGCGGACGGCGGCCTCCCGCTAG
- a CDS encoding adenylate/guanylate cyclase domain-containing protein produces MPETSYAPCGELSLAYQVFGDGPIDLVFAGPMVTHVDLFWTMPEFKVFFDQLGTFCRIAIFDKAGVGLSDPVPQVRTLDDRVAEIEAVMDAVGFERAAIFGMSEGGAQSVYFAAKRPQRTRALILYGAFAYLSGGGWDEVLGDPAEVWARVHAELGPQYSPSVEQIVRLQAFARSAREQWGSGASAKALTPSVRSLRQLAMFERMAASPGMARATMESNLRIDLRSVLPTLAVPTLVVHASHDGVPVQCGRYLADHIAGARYIEVDGVDHAPWLTGPDTILTGIEEFLTGGHAVPSQSHRALRTVLFTDIVSSTQHAATAGDERWRAVMMRFGDINAELVQRFGGAVLKSTGDGHLATFDGPTQAIRCAEALHTDAETLGIEIRAGIHTGECELLGGDIAGIAVHIAARILGQAGAGEILVSRTVRDLVVGSGTSFRDRGIVALRGVPGSWQLLAVDRQGDQGSAEAQLASTPTPGPRAAMHRTDRAVEMMARRTPWVLRGVARLSPTGRSPKSG; encoded by the coding sequence GTGCCTGAAACCTCGTACGCTCCGTGCGGCGAGCTGAGTCTGGCCTATCAGGTGTTCGGTGACGGGCCGATCGACCTTGTCTTCGCCGGGCCGATGGTCACCCATGTCGACCTGTTCTGGACCATGCCCGAGTTCAAGGTCTTCTTCGACCAACTCGGCACCTTCTGCCGGATCGCCATCTTCGACAAGGCCGGTGTCGGGTTGTCGGATCCGGTACCCCAAGTCCGCACCCTCGATGACCGGGTCGCCGAGATCGAGGCCGTGATGGACGCCGTCGGCTTCGAGCGGGCCGCGATCTTCGGGATGAGCGAGGGCGGAGCGCAATCCGTCTACTTCGCGGCGAAACGGCCGCAGCGAACCCGGGCGCTGATCCTCTACGGCGCGTTCGCCTACCTGTCCGGCGGCGGGTGGGACGAGGTGCTGGGCGACCCGGCCGAGGTGTGGGCGCGCGTGCACGCCGAATTGGGTCCGCAATACTCGCCGTCGGTCGAGCAGATCGTCCGCTTGCAGGCTTTCGCGCGTTCTGCCCGTGAGCAGTGGGGCAGCGGCGCGAGCGCCAAGGCGTTGACGCCGTCGGTGCGGTCGCTGCGCCAACTCGCCATGTTCGAACGGATGGCCGCGAGTCCCGGAATGGCGCGCGCCACAATGGAATCCAATCTCCGCATCGACCTCCGGTCGGTTCTCCCGACGCTGGCCGTGCCCACCCTCGTCGTGCATGCCAGCCACGACGGCGTGCCGGTACAGTGCGGCCGGTATCTGGCCGACCACATCGCGGGCGCGAGGTACATCGAGGTCGACGGCGTCGATCACGCGCCGTGGCTGACCGGGCCCGACACCATCCTCACCGGCATCGAAGAGTTCCTCACCGGCGGGCACGCCGTGCCCTCGCAGTCCCACCGAGCCCTGCGCACCGTGCTGTTCACCGACATCGTCTCCTCGACCCAGCACGCCGCCACCGCCGGTGACGAGCGGTGGCGGGCGGTGATGATGCGCTTCGGGGACATCAACGCCGAACTGGTGCAGCGCTTCGGCGGCGCGGTGCTCAAGAGCACCGGCGACGGCCATCTCGCCACCTTCGACGGCCCGACCCAGGCCATCCGCTGCGCCGAGGCGCTGCACACCGACGCCGAGACGCTGGGCATCGAGATCCGGGCGGGCATTCACACCGGGGAGTGCGAACTGCTCGGCGGGGACATCGCCGGGATCGCGGTGCACATCGCCGCGCGGATTCTCGGGCAGGCCGGCGCCGGCGAGATCCTGGTCTCGCGCACCGTCCGCGACCTGGTGGTCGGCTCGGGCACCAGCTTCCGGGATCGCGGCATCGTCGCGCTGCGTGGGGTGCCCGGCAGTTGGCAGCTGCTGGCCGTCGACCGGCAGGGCGACCAGGGATCGGCCGAAGCGCAGCTGGCGTCGACACCCACCCCCGGCCCGCGGGCCGCGATGCACCGCACCGACCGGGCCGTGGAGATGATGGCGCGGCGCACGCCGTGGGTGCTGCGCGGGGTGGCGCGGCTGTCCCCGACGGGTCGCAGCCCGAAATCCGGGTAG
- a CDS encoding metal-dependent hydrolase: MTEPPDGVFAADDFAPEEIALRPRNVRFDWSTAPLHWIPGDPYASHGVTALNLFLPVAERWFSKLLSDSLEFVRDEHLREEIVGFVGQEAVHARTHDHVLDAYLRGHGIDPGPFTTQLEWVIGQYDRRVAQADADQRRKVLASGTHALSAAEHYTGVLGHWALNNRWDELGADPTLTDLYRWHGAEEVEHRHVSFNVAKYFGMDYVAQAAAGVMVTVVFFALMLRGTRYLVNQDPALPRTGYLRLLWKLRRSGKTGGLPSMSYYVRSGLTLLRRDYDPADEGSTAQAVAYLAGSPAARASHG; this comes from the coding sequence ATGACCGAGCCACCGGACGGCGTCTTCGCCGCGGACGATTTCGCCCCGGAAGAGATAGCCCTGCGCCCGCGCAATGTTCGTTTCGACTGGTCAACCGCCCCGCTGCATTGGATCCCGGGCGATCCGTACGCCTCGCACGGGGTGACCGCGCTCAACCTGTTCCTCCCGGTCGCCGAACGGTGGTTCAGCAAATTGCTCTCGGATTCTTTGGAGTTCGTGCGTGACGAACACCTACGGGAGGAGATCGTCGGCTTCGTCGGCCAGGAGGCGGTACATGCCCGCACCCACGACCATGTGCTGGACGCCTACCTGCGCGGGCACGGTATCGACCCGGGCCCGTTCACCACCCAGCTGGAGTGGGTCATCGGCCAGTACGACCGACGGGTCGCGCAGGCCGATGCGGATCAACGGCGCAAGGTTCTCGCCTCCGGGACGCACGCGCTGAGCGCCGCCGAGCACTACACCGGGGTGCTGGGGCACTGGGCGCTCAACAACCGCTGGGACGAACTCGGCGCCGACCCGACGCTGACCGACCTGTACCGCTGGCACGGCGCCGAGGAGGTCGAGCACCGGCACGTCTCGTTCAACGTTGCGAAGTACTTCGGGATGGACTACGTCGCGCAGGCCGCGGCCGGGGTGATGGTCACCGTGGTGTTCTTCGCGCTGATGCTGCGCGGCACCAGGTATCTGGTGAACCAGGACCCGGCGCTGCCGAGGACGGGCTATCTGCGGCTGCTGTGGAAACTGCGGCGCTCCGGCAAGACCGGCGGGTTGCCCTCGATGTCGTACTACGTCCGGTCCGGGCTGACACTTTTGCGGCGCGACTACGACCCGGCTGACGAGGGCAGCACCGCGCAGGCGGTCGCCTACCTGGCCGGCTCGCCGGCCGCGCGCGCAAGCCATGGGTGA
- a CDS encoding proteasome protein, whose translation MTVVLALRCANGIVLASDSQITDPGRGLTYPAQKLHPLGDSAAWGGSGSRAVLYDVEQLFTEEAEAIVEAKDIGHAIQARVRPILKHHYENFIPSVPGQEKAGTPATFILAAGYAGDRPFIIDLDPNALLGHHEETGFQAIGSGAAMAQQAHALLTHFRMPERDVDYGLVAALRVLDALDASSSSIGGPMDLCRITPEDGAQHLTPKQVEGVRKDVARWVKLEQSALDDLFA comes from the coding sequence ATGACCGTTGTCCTCGCGCTGCGGTGCGCCAATGGAATCGTGTTGGCCTCGGATTCCCAGATCACCGATCCCGGCCGCGGTCTGACCTATCCGGCGCAGAAGCTGCATCCGCTGGGCGATTCCGCGGCGTGGGGTGGCAGCGGGTCACGCGCGGTGCTCTACGACGTCGAGCAGCTCTTCACCGAGGAGGCCGAGGCGATCGTCGAGGCCAAGGACATCGGGCACGCCATCCAGGCCAGGGTCCGGCCCATCCTGAAACACCACTACGAGAACTTCATCCCCAGCGTGCCGGGGCAGGAGAAGGCCGGCACCCCGGCCACCTTCATCCTGGCCGCGGGCTATGCGGGGGACCGGCCGTTCATCATCGACCTCGACCCGAACGCGCTGCTCGGCCACCACGAGGAGACGGGTTTCCAGGCGATCGGCAGCGGCGCGGCGATGGCCCAGCAGGCGCACGCCCTGCTCACCCATTTCCGGATGCCCGAACGCGACGTCGACTACGGGTTGGTGGCCGCCCTGCGGGTGCTCGACGCGCTGGACGCCTCCTCGTCGAGCATCGGCGGGCCGATGGACCTGTGCCGCATCACTCCCGAGGACGGTGCCCAGCACCTGACGCCCAAACAGGTCGAGGGGGTCCGCAAGGACGTCGCCCGGTGGGTGAAGCTCGAGCAGAGCGCGCTCGACGATCTCTTCGCGTGA
- a CDS encoding RND family transporter has translation MTASTGRSTIGHFIRLFAVPIVLGWLALTVATNVLVPSLEKVGEEHTVGMSAQNAPSMIAMKRIGANFDEFDSDSNAMVVLEGDQPLGAQAHHYYDGLIGKFEADPAHIQHVADFWGDTLTAAGAQSADGKSAYVQLYLHGNQGETLANESVQAVRDIVASTPPPPGLQVFVTGGAPLISDQHHAGDKSIARVTMITLGVILLMLLIVYRSIGTTILILLMVFVELGAARGVVAFLANAGVIGLSTFAVNLLTLMIIAAGTDYAIFAVGRYQEARGAGEDRETAYYSMFGGTAHVVLGSGLTIAGAMLCLSVTRLPYFQTMGVPCAIGTLVAVLAALTLGPAVITIGSRFGRFEPKRAIRSQGWRRIGVTVVRWPGPVLVASLALAIIGLVTLPGYMTNYDARRYLPQELPANVGYAAAERHFSAARMNPELLMVESDRDLRNPADFLVINKIAKGILAVPGVARVQTITRPNGKPIEHTTIPFMLSQQGATQTMNEKYRQDQFADMLRQADDMQTNIETMEAMSSITEQMAATTHEMVLKTTDMTLDIVELRDHIADFDDFLRPIRNYFYWEPHCYDIPVCTTMRSIFDALDGIDTMTTDVQKLVPDLQHLDTLMPQMVTLMPENIRVMRNMRESMLTMYQTQKGMQDQGSAMQENSTAMGEAFDASRNDDSFYLPPEAFENEDFKRGMENFISPDGKSVRFIISHDGDPATPDGIAHVDPIRTAAKEAIKGTPLEGAKIFLAGTAATYKDMHDGAQWDLIIAGIAAASLIFVIMLLITRSLVAAAVIVGTVLLSLGASFGMSVLLWQHLLGLELHWMVLPMSVILLLAVGSDYNLLLVSRFKEELPGGLKTGIIRAMAGTGSVVTSAGLVFAFTMASFAFSDLKVMAQVGTTIALGLLFDTLVVRSFMTPAIAALLGKWFWWPQTVRTEASRRRLAALAR, from the coding sequence ATGACCGCCAGCACCGGCCGATCCACCATCGGGCACTTCATCCGGCTGTTCGCCGTACCCATCGTGCTCGGCTGGCTGGCGCTCACCGTCGCCACCAACGTGCTGGTGCCGTCGCTGGAGAAGGTCGGCGAGGAGCACACCGTCGGGATGAGCGCCCAGAACGCGCCGTCGATGATCGCCATGAAACGCATCGGCGCCAACTTCGACGAATTCGACTCCGATTCCAACGCCATGGTGGTGCTGGAGGGAGATCAGCCCCTCGGTGCGCAGGCCCATCATTACTACGACGGGCTGATCGGCAAGTTCGAGGCCGACCCCGCCCACATCCAGCACGTCGCGGACTTCTGGGGCGACACCCTGACCGCCGCGGGGGCACAGAGCGCGGACGGTAAGTCCGCGTACGTGCAGTTGTACCTGCACGGCAACCAGGGCGAGACGCTGGCCAACGAGTCGGTGCAGGCCGTCCGTGACATCGTGGCGTCCACCCCGCCGCCGCCGGGCCTGCAGGTGTTCGTCACCGGTGGGGCGCCGCTGATCTCCGATCAGCACCATGCCGGGGACAAGAGCATCGCCCGGGTCACCATGATCACCCTCGGCGTCATCCTGCTGATGCTGCTGATCGTGTACCGCTCGATCGGCACCACGATCCTCATCCTGCTGATGGTGTTCGTCGAACTCGGCGCCGCCCGCGGTGTGGTGGCGTTTCTGGCCAACGCCGGGGTCATCGGGCTCTCGACGTTCGCGGTGAACCTGTTGACGCTGATGATCATCGCCGCCGGCACCGACTACGCCATCTTCGCGGTCGGCCGTTACCAGGAGGCCCGCGGCGCCGGTGAGGACCGGGAAACCGCCTACTACAGCATGTTCGGCGGCACCGCGCACGTGGTGCTGGGTTCCGGGCTGACCATCGCCGGGGCCATGCTGTGCCTGTCGGTCACCCGGCTGCCGTACTTCCAGACGATGGGTGTGCCGTGCGCGATCGGCACCCTGGTCGCGGTGCTGGCGGCGCTGACGCTGGGCCCGGCGGTCATCACGATCGGCAGCCGGTTCGGCCGCTTCGAACCCAAACGGGCCATCCGTTCGCAGGGATGGCGGCGCATCGGGGTGACCGTGGTGCGCTGGCCGGGCCCGGTGCTGGTGGCCAGCCTGGCGCTCGCCATCATCGGCCTGGTCACCCTGCCCGGCTACATGACCAACTACGACGCCCGCCGGTACCTGCCCCAGGAGTTGCCGGCCAACGTCGGATATGCGGCCGCCGAACGGCATTTCAGCGCCGCCCGGATGAACCCCGAACTGCTGATGGTGGAAAGCGACCGCGATCTGCGCAACCCGGCCGACTTCCTGGTCATCAACAAGATCGCCAAGGGTATCCTCGCCGTCCCCGGGGTGGCGCGGGTGCAGACCATCACCCGGCCCAACGGAAAACCGATCGAGCACACCACGATTCCGTTCATGCTCAGCCAGCAGGGCGCCACCCAGACGATGAACGAGAAGTACCGTCAGGACCAGTTCGCCGACATGCTGCGCCAGGCCGACGATATGCAGACCAACATCGAGACGATGGAGGCGATGTCCTCGATCACCGAGCAGATGGCGGCCACCACCCACGAGATGGTGCTCAAGACCACCGACATGACCCTCGACATCGTCGAATTGCGGGACCACATAGCCGATTTCGACGACTTTCTGCGCCCGATCCGCAACTACTTCTACTGGGAACCGCACTGTTACGACATCCCGGTGTGCACGACCATGCGGTCGATCTTCGACGCCCTCGACGGTATCGACACGATGACCACCGATGTGCAGAAACTGGTGCCCGATCTGCAGCACCTGGACACCCTGATGCCGCAGATGGTCACGCTGATGCCGGAGAACATCCGCGTCATGCGCAACATGCGCGAGTCGATGCTGACGATGTATCAGACCCAGAAGGGCATGCAGGACCAGGGTTCGGCGATGCAGGAGAACTCGACGGCGATGGGGGAGGCCTTCGACGCCTCCCGCAACGACGACTCGTTCTACCTGCCGCCGGAGGCCTTCGAGAACGAGGACTTCAAGCGGGGCATGGAGAATTTCATCTCCCCGGACGGAAAGTCCGTGCGGTTCATCATCAGTCACGACGGTGATCCGGCCACCCCGGACGGCATCGCGCACGTCGACCCGATCAGAACGGCCGCCAAGGAGGCCATCAAGGGCACCCCGCTGGAGGGGGCCAAGATCTTCCTGGCCGGCACCGCCGCCACCTACAAGGACATGCACGACGGCGCCCAGTGGGATCTGATCATCGCCGGGATCGCGGCCGCCTCCTTGATTTTCGTCATCATGCTGCTGATCACCCGCAGCCTGGTCGCGGCCGCGGTGATCGTCGGCACCGTGCTGCTCTCGCTGGGCGCCTCGTTCGGCATGTCGGTGTTGTTGTGGCAGCACCTGCTCGGGCTGGAGTTGCACTGGATGGTGCTGCCGATGTCGGTGATCCTGCTGCTGGCGGTGGGCTCGGACTACAACCTGTTGCTGGTGTCGCGGTTCAAGGAGGAACTGCCCGGCGGGCTCAAGACCGGCATCATCCGGGCGATGGCCGGCACCGGCTCGGTGGTCACCTCGGCCGGTCTGGTGTTCGCATTCACCATGGCGTCCTTCGCGTTCAGCGATCTCAAGGTGATGGCGCAGGTCGGCACCACCATCGCGCTGGGCCTGCTGTTCGACACCCTGGTGGTGCGGTCGTTCATGACGCCGGCGATCGCCGCGCTGCTGGGCAAATGGTTCTGGTGGCCGCAGACCGTGCGGACCGAGGCGTCGCGGCGGCGGCTGGCGGCGCTGGCTCGGTAG
- a CDS encoding tartrate dehydrogenase, producing MTGARIAVIAGDGIGGEVIDSARAVLDAVSARHGIELSYTEFDWSCQRYQQTGAMMPEDGIETLRAFDAIFLGAVGWPGVPDHVSLWGLLIPIRRAFRQYVNLRPIKVFDGVRSPLRTADKVDFVVVRENVEGEYSEIGGRMNRGFPDEMAVQESVFTRVGVSRIADYALELARTRRGYVTSATKSNGIVHTLPFWDEVVAERAAAYPDVQVDSEHIDALAAKFVLQPQRFDVVVGSNLFGDILSDLAAAVAGSIGIAPSANLDPTREFPSMFEPVHGSAPDIAGKGVANPVGAVWSAAMMLDHLGFPEAAADVLAAMEATLAQPQTRTRDLGGTASTAEVTAALIAELG from the coding sequence ATGACGGGGGCGCGGATCGCGGTCATCGCCGGCGACGGTATCGGCGGTGAGGTGATCGACTCGGCGCGGGCGGTGCTCGACGCGGTCAGTGCGCGGCACGGAATCGAATTGTCCTACACCGAGTTCGACTGGTCCTGTCAGCGCTACCAGCAGACCGGCGCGATGATGCCCGAGGACGGCATCGAGACGCTGCGCGCATTCGACGCGATCTTCCTCGGCGCGGTCGGCTGGCCGGGGGTGCCCGACCATGTGTCGCTGTGGGGCCTGCTGATCCCGATCCGGCGGGCCTTCCGCCAGTACGTCAACCTGCGCCCGATCAAGGTGTTCGACGGGGTGCGCAGCCCGTTACGCACCGCGGACAAGGTGGATTTCGTGGTGGTGCGCGAGAACGTCGAGGGGGAGTACAGCGAGATCGGCGGCCGGATGAACCGTGGCTTCCCCGACGAGATGGCGGTGCAGGAGTCGGTGTTCACCCGGGTCGGGGTCAGCCGGATCGCCGACTACGCACTGGAACTCGCGCGCACCCGGCGCGGCTATGTCACCTCGGCCACCAAGTCCAACGGGATCGTGCACACGCTGCCGTTCTGGGACGAGGTGGTCGCCGAGCGGGCCGCGGCCTACCCGGATGTGCAGGTGGACAGCGAGCACATCGACGCGCTGGCCGCGAAATTCGTGCTGCAGCCGCAGCGCTTCGACGTGGTGGTGGGCTCGAACCTGTTCGGCGACATACTGTCCGACCTTGCCGCTGCGGTGGCCGGGTCGATCGGGATCGCGCCGTCGGCCAACCTGGACCCGACCCGGGAATTCCCGTCGATGTTCGAGCCGGTGCACGGTTCGGCCCCCGACATCGCCGGCAAGGGGGTCGCCAACCCGGTCGGGGCGGTGTGGTCGGCGGCGATGATGCTCGATCACCTCGGGTTTCCCGAGGCGGCCGCCGACGTGCTGGCCGCCATGGAGGCGACGCTGGCCCAGCCGCAGACCCGCACCCGGGACCTCGGCGGGACGGCGTCCACGGCCGAGGTCACCGCGGCGCTGATAGCCGAGCTGGGGTAA
- a CDS encoding type VII secretion target, translated as MGMSQASMPLKVDPTELQLAADQLEGQAGSFTSAHRSSHEKAGHASLGASASTAALPAMLASWDDDCARYSERFATLAGHHRVAAAKYSATDDRGADDIDAAGSAL; from the coding sequence ATGGGGATGTCGCAGGCGAGTATGCCGCTGAAAGTCGATCCGACCGAACTTCAGCTGGCAGCAGATCAACTTGAAGGCCAGGCCGGTAGTTTTACGTCGGCACACCGCTCATCGCACGAGAAGGCGGGGCACGCCTCTCTCGGGGCCAGCGCGTCCACAGCGGCACTGCCCGCGATGCTGGCTTCATGGGACGACGACTGCGCACGCTACAGCGAACGTTTCGCCACGCTTGCCGGGCATCACCGCGTGGCCGCCGCGAAGTACTCAGCGACGGATGATCGCGGCGCAGACGACATCGACGCCGCAGGCTCCGCGCTCTAA
- a CDS encoding nuclear transport factor 2 family protein, translating to MSDVITELMEANLLAVFDERDPGRRAAAIAKTYAPDVKWTDEDGVSTGHEALDAKAAALQNGALQGLHFVKAGPVRQTGDLGYLAWEVHTPDNVAVASGFDVALIADDRIARLWTILTDSD from the coding sequence ATGAGCGACGTCATCACCGAACTGATGGAAGCCAACCTGCTGGCCGTGTTCGACGAACGCGACCCGGGCCGTCGCGCCGCGGCCATCGCGAAAACCTACGCCCCCGACGTGAAGTGGACCGATGAAGACGGCGTCAGCACCGGCCACGAGGCGCTCGACGCCAAGGCCGCCGCCCTGCAGAACGGCGCGCTGCAGGGCCTGCACTTCGTCAAGGCCGGCCCGGTCCGCCAGACCGGCGACCTCGGCTATCTGGCGTGGGAGGTGCACACACCCGACAACGTCGCTGTCGCATCGGGTTTCGACGTCGCACTGATCGCCGACGACCGTATCGCCCGCCTCTGGACGATCCTCACCGACAGCGACTAG
- a CDS encoding PDR/VanB family oxidoreductase, with amino-acid sequence MGERWSRLLRPYVGEPPPGLYGRSPDALIRAVGAVVPHFLSVVMRLGGDRELPELPRVRNRRTMIVEERRLVARDPDVVALTLVAADGAELRRWHPGAHIDVHLPSGRTRQYSLCGDPDRLDHYRIAVREVPGHGGASIEVRGLRVGQRVQISDPRNAFMMPLPGSGSRSERLRFIAGGIGITPILPMVRLADRLGLDWSLRYTGRHRDSLPFLEELEGFGDRVRVLTDEGSGLPTAADLLDDVTPRTAVYACGPPPMMDLVRAGVPERCELHIERFSAVPVVHGRPFELVLSGSGEVVAVGAGQSALAALRAVRPNVTFSCQQGFCGTCVQRVVSGKVEHRDHTLTGEQRALGQMLVCVSRSANGPLVLDL; translated from the coding sequence ATGGGTGAGCGGTGGTCGCGGCTGCTGCGGCCGTATGTCGGTGAGCCGCCGCCGGGGCTGTACGGCCGATCCCCGGATGCGCTGATCCGTGCCGTCGGCGCGGTGGTGCCGCATTTCTTGTCGGTGGTGATGCGCCTGGGTGGGGATCGCGAACTGCCCGAGCTGCCGCGAGTGCGCAACCGCCGCACCATGATTGTCGAGGAGCGCCGGCTGGTGGCCCGCGATCCGGACGTGGTGGCGTTGACGTTGGTCGCCGCCGACGGCGCCGAGCTGCGGCGCTGGCATCCCGGCGCGCACATCGACGTACACCTGCCGTCGGGCCGGACCCGGCAGTATTCGCTGTGCGGAGACCCGGACCGCCTCGACCACTACCGGATCGCGGTGCGCGAGGTCCCCGGCCACGGCGGGGCATCGATCGAGGTGCGCGGGTTGAGGGTGGGGCAGCGGGTGCAGATCAGCGATCCGCGCAACGCGTTCATGATGCCGCTGCCCGGTTCCGGGTCCCGTTCGGAGCGGCTGCGGTTCATCGCCGGCGGCATCGGGATCACGCCGATCCTGCCGATGGTGCGGCTGGCGGACCGGCTGGGGCTGGACTGGTCGCTGCGCTACACCGGCCGGCACCGAGACAGCCTGCCGTTCCTGGAGGAGCTGGAGGGCTTCGGCGACCGGGTGCGGGTGCTGACCGACGAGGGGTCCGGATTGCCCACGGCGGCAGATCTTCTCGACGATGTGACGCCGCGGACCGCGGTGTACGCGTGCGGCCCGCCGCCGATGATGGATCTGGTGCGTGCCGGGGTGCCGGAGCGTTGTGAACTGCACATCGAACGGTTCTCCGCGGTGCCGGTGGTGCACGGGCGGCCGTTCGAGTTGGTGCTGTCGGGTTCGGGTGAGGTTGTCGCAGTCGGCGCCGGGCAGAGTGCGTTGGCCGCGTTGCGTGCGGTGCGTCCGAACGTGACTTTTTCGTGTCAACAAGGGTTTTGCGGGACCTGCGTGCAGCGGGTGGTATCTGGGAAAGTGGAGCACCGCGACCACACGTTGACCGGTGAGCAGCGTGCGCTCGGGCAGATGCTGGTGTGCGTGTCCCGGTCCGCGAACGGTCCGTTGGTGCTCGACCTCTAG
- a CDS encoding DNA polymerase domain-containing protein → MPADEHRSGVDLTNLDQPLTPEAGATKRDLVDYLDAVADRILPCLAGRPLTVLRVLRGRAPFMQKNVPKYTPDWVKTAPIWAEASHREIHYALCDDRRTLLWLANQRAVEYHPALGLADNIYRPTHLILDLDPPGADDFGAVVAVAQLVHQALSDCGLAGAVKTSGSRGLHIFVPIDDSAPGDDVAAATRALAARAAALDPAIATTAFIVEDRAGKVFVDATRSGGATVAASYSPRLRPGTPVSFPLAWPELTEVHPSDFTVHTALERLGDRDPWAEAMPAPQRLPADLIAHGHTIPVARVAAMHEGKRRAKARRESS, encoded by the coding sequence ATGCCCGCGGACGAGCATCGCTCCGGAGTCGACCTGACCAACCTGGACCAGCCGCTCACGCCCGAGGCCGGGGCCACCAAGCGCGACCTGGTGGACTACCTGGACGCCGTCGCCGACCGGATCCTGCCGTGCCTGGCCGGACGCCCGCTGACGGTGCTGCGGGTGCTGCGCGGACGGGCGCCATTCATGCAGAAGAACGTGCCCAAGTACACCCCGGACTGGGTGAAGACGGCGCCGATCTGGGCCGAGGCCTCGCACCGCGAGATCCACTACGCGCTGTGCGATGACCGGCGCACCCTGCTGTGGCTGGCCAATCAGCGCGCTGTCGAATACCACCCGGCACTCGGCCTGGCCGACAACATCTACCGGCCCACCCATCTGATCCTGGACCTCGACCCGCCCGGCGCCGACGACTTCGGCGCGGTGGTGGCGGTGGCGCAACTGGTGCACCAGGCCTTGTCCGACTGCGGGCTGGCCGGCGCGGTGAAGACCAGCGGGTCGCGCGGGCTGCACATCTTCGTCCCGATCGACGACAGTGCACCCGGTGACGACGTGGCCGCCGCGACCAGGGCGCTGGCCGCCCGCGCCGCGGCACTCGATCCGGCCATCGCGACAACGGCTTTCATCGTCGAGGACCGGGCGGGCAAGGTGTTCGTCGACGCCACCCGCTCCGGCGGGGCGACGGTGGCCGCCAGCTACAGCCCGCGTCTCAGGCCCGGCACCCCGGTGTCGTTCCCGCTGGCCTGGCCGGAGTTGACCGAGGTGCACCCGTCCGACTTCACCGTGCACACCGCGCTGGAACGCCTCGGTGACCGCGACCCGTGGGCCGAGGCGATGCCCGCCCCGCAGCGGCTGCCCGCCGACCTGATCGCCCACGGCCACACCATTCCGGTCGCCCGGGTGGCCGCCATGCACGAAGGGAAACGGCGCGCCAAGGCGCGACGCGAGAGCAGCTGA